The following are encoded together in the Pleurocapsa sp. FMAR1 genome:
- a CDS encoding SGNH/GDSL hydrolase family protein, which yields MFDSQINSVIDNNKFDSDELPEFDKLYVFSDSLSDPGNIFNATTAIQPFEDFLGLDIPITPPTPPYFEGRFSNGLVWVEQLAAELELDVTPSTELSGLFPDSKLDFPLTLDFDNGLNLEVSPYFDGNTTKQSVNFAFGGAQTGENGAGEFGDLIPGIQQQVEWFIDDHQLLNKTADSNALYIISGGRNDYSDLSVNPEDVVNNIESEIESLYDIGARDFLVSNLGDLGELPATPSELADSLANLTETHNSFLEETVNELNDSLTGADIVILDLNSLFDDVLENPSDYGLINVSDPYLDPTTLTPTVGANVDEYLFYDTVHPTVVGHEIINDFALTTLTAEFSM from the coding sequence ATGTTTGACAGTCAAATTAATAGTGTTATAGATAACAACAAATTCGATTCTGACGAATTACCAGAATTTGATAAATTATACGTTTTTAGCGATAGTCTTTCCGACCCAGGAAATATCTTCAACGCAACCACTGCCATACAACCATTTGAAGACTTTTTGGGTTTAGATATTCCGATTACTCCGCCAACTCCGCCATACTTTGAAGGACGCTTCTCTAATGGTTTGGTTTGGGTCGAACAATTAGCAGCAGAACTAGAGCTTGACGTAACCCCCTCTACCGAACTTTCAGGACTTTTTCCTGATAGCAAGCTTGATTTTCCCTTGACACTTGATTTTGATAACGGATTAAATTTAGAGGTTAGTCCTTACTTTGATGGCAATACTACTAAACAAAGCGTTAATTTTGCTTTCGGCGGCGCACAAACTGGGGAAAACGGAGCGGGTGAGTTTGGAGATTTAATCCCAGGAATACAGCAACAAGTAGAATGGTTCATTGACGACCATCAACTATTAAATAAAACAGCCGATTCTAATGCTCTTTATATAATATCAGGTGGCAGAAATGACTATAGCGATCTTAGTGTTAATCCTGAAGATGTCGTCAATAACATAGAGTCAGAAATAGAGTCTCTATACGATATCGGAGCGCGTGACTTTTTAGTTTCTAATTTGGGAGATTTGGGAGAACTTCCTGCAACCCCCTCAGAATTAGCTGATTCTTTAGCCAATTTAACTGAAACTCACAACAGCTTTTTAGAAGAAACTGTTAATGAATTGAACGACTCGCTAACGGGTGCTGATATTGTTATCCTCGACCTCAACTCTCTTTTTGACGATGTTCTAGAAAATCCCAGTGATTACGGTTTAATCAACGTAAGTGACCCTTATCTAGACCCCACAACTCTAACGCCTACTGTTGGTGCTAATGTTGATGAGTATCTTTTCTATGATACGGTTCATCCAACCGTAGTAGGACACGAGATCATCAACGATTTTGCCTTGACAACCTTGACTGCGGAATTTTCAATGTAG